From one Bifidobacterium sp. WK012_4_13 genomic stretch:
- the argS gene encoding arginine--tRNA ligase has translation MSPEALGALIASLIEQLFAARKTGSLTESDIPAASKISVMRPKDRAHGDWATNIALQLARKAGLKPRDFAQPLAESLMASDGIASVEVAGPGFINIVLEASSAAQVIETVLEEKDGFGTSKEFAGQTLNLEFVSANPTGPIHIGGTRWAAIGDSMARILAANGAKVVSEYYFNDHGEQIDRFAKSLVAAAHGEPTPSDGYKGTYINEIAERVIAEAKSDGVDALALPRVRDDEGNEGDSEQREEFRSRAVPMMFAEIQDSMKNFRVHFDVWFHENSLYQSGAVRKAIDELRDQGDIYEKDGATWFASTRYGDDKDRVIIKSDGNAAYIAGDIAYYLDKRRRPEHPCDVAIYMLGADHHGYIGRMMAVCAAFGDEPGKNMQILIGQMVNVIKDGKAVRMSKRAGNVVTIDDLVGAIGVDASRYSLARTDYNQSVDIDLNLLASHSNDNPVYYVQYAHARSWNVDRNAQAAGVDASQADLGLLDTSADEDVLAVLALYPSVVLTAGEQRAPHRVAHYLEQLAGAYHRWYNSERVVPMPLTDSEERLDSQRRQELATAKNPEPARAAARLKLNDAVQRVLENGLELLGVEAPEKM, from the coding sequence ATGAGTCCTGAAGCACTTGGCGCATTGATCGCCTCCCTTATTGAACAACTGTTCGCTGCACGCAAGACTGGAAGTCTGACAGAGTCGGACATTCCAGCTGCGAGCAAGATATCCGTCATGCGGCCAAAGGACCGTGCCCATGGCGATTGGGCGACGAACATCGCTCTTCAGCTTGCGAGGAAAGCCGGTTTGAAGCCTCGTGATTTCGCTCAGCCGCTGGCTGAATCGCTTATGGCTTCGGATGGGATCGCGTCCGTCGAGGTTGCTGGACCGGGATTCATCAATATAGTGCTCGAAGCATCCTCGGCCGCTCAGGTCATAGAGACGGTGCTTGAAGAGAAGGATGGTTTCGGCACCAGCAAGGAATTCGCTGGGCAGACGCTTAATCTCGAGTTCGTCTCGGCCAACCCGACCGGCCCGATCCACATCGGAGGCACTCGATGGGCGGCGATCGGAGACTCGATGGCGAGGATACTCGCTGCAAACGGAGCGAAGGTCGTCAGCGAATACTACTTCAATGACCACGGCGAGCAGATAGATCGCTTCGCCAAGTCGCTTGTGGCGGCTGCGCATGGCGAGCCGACGCCATCCGATGGCTACAAGGGCACCTACATCAATGAGATTGCCGAACGGGTCATAGCAGAGGCGAAGTCAGATGGCGTCGACGCGCTCGCCTTGCCGCGAGTCAGGGACGACGAGGGCAATGAGGGAGACAGCGAGCAGCGCGAGGAATTCCGTAGCCGTGCCGTGCCCATGATGTTCGCGGAGATTCAAGATTCGATGAAGAACTTCAGGGTTCATTTCGACGTGTGGTTCCACGAAAACAGCCTCTATCAGTCCGGTGCAGTGCGCAAGGCGATCGATGAGCTTCGCGACCAGGGCGACATCTATGAGAAGGATGGCGCCACATGGTTCGCGTCGACCAGATATGGTGACGACAAGGATCGCGTGATCATCAAGTCGGACGGCAACGCTGCCTATATTGCCGGCGATATCGCGTATTACCTCGATAAGCGCAGACGACCTGAACACCCTTGCGATGTTGCGATCTATATGCTCGGCGCGGACCATCATGGCTATATCGGCCGCATGATGGCCGTATGCGCCGCCTTCGGCGACGAGCCAGGGAAGAACATGCAGATACTCATCGGTCAGATGGTGAATGTCATCAAGGATGGCAAGGCGGTGCGTATGAGCAAGCGTGCCGGAAACGTAGTGACGATAGATGACCTGGTCGGAGCCATAGGCGTCGACGCATCCCGATATTCGCTCGCGCGTACCGATTACAATCAGAGCGTCGACATTGACCTGAACCTTCTCGCATCGCATTCGAACGACAATCCTGTGTACTACGTGCAATACGCCCATGCTCGCTCATGGAACGTGGATCGCAACGCCCAGGCCGCAGGCGTCGATGCGTCGCAGGCGGATCTGGGTCTGCTCGATACATCGGCCGACGAGGATGTCCTGGCGGTTCTTGCCTTGTACCCCTCCGTGGTGCTCACCGCTGGTGAACAGCGTGCCCCGCATCGTGTGGCTCACTATCTCGAGCAGCTGGCAGGAGCGTACCATCGTTGGTATAACAGCGAGCGTGTGGTTCCCATGCCCCTGACGGACTCCGAGGAACGACTTGATTCTCAGCGGCGCCAGGAATTGGCCACTGCGAAGAATCCTGAACCGGCCCGCGCCGCAGCGCGTCTCAAACTCAACGATGCGGTGCAGCGAGTTCTTGAAAATGGATTGGAATTATTGGGCGTCGAGGCGCCGGAAAAGATGTGA
- a CDS encoding Rid family detoxifying hydrolase, with protein sequence MPDNIKEVSTAYAPAALGAYSQAVKANGFVFVSGQLGIDPTTGELVGDSAGEQALQALKNIKNILDTAGTGIEGIVKATIYLKNVEDFKEVDEQYAAAFIGSVKPARVAFGNNFIPKGALVEIDAIAAE encoded by the coding sequence ATGCCAGACAACATCAAAGAGGTTTCAACAGCATATGCTCCAGCTGCCCTGGGAGCATACAGCCAGGCCGTGAAGGCCAATGGCTTCGTGTTCGTCTCGGGCCAGCTTGGCATCGATCCCACAACCGGCGAGCTTGTCGGCGATTCGGCAGGCGAGCAGGCACTGCAGGCCTTGAAGAACATCAAGAACATACTTGACACGGCTGGAACGGGCATTGAGGGAATCGTCAAGGCAACGATCTATCTCAAGAACGTCGAGGATTTCAAGGAGGTCGACGAGCAATACGCCGCCGCCTTCATCGGATCCGTGAAGCCTGCACGGGTCGCCTTCGGAAACAACTTCATTCCCAAGGGCGCCCTCGTCGAAATCGATGCCATCGCCGCAGAGTGA